Below is a genomic region from Papilio machaon chromosome 11, ilPapMach1.1, whole genome shotgun sequence.
aatacaataaatattattgataagTTGATAACAAATTACATACATCTACGTTATTCTAACCTAAAATCTCATCGACACAGTCGCATAGACCTTTATAATAGGGACGCGACATATTGTTCTATACGTACAATTACTTATACAAATAGCATCCATTTTGAAGGAACACACATAAACATATATCTATCTCGTTCTTACTCAGCACTATAAGTCGCAGGAAAACAAGATGACAGTATTTCAGTGCGGACATAAAGTGAAACATGAAAATACGTAAATACCTAATGAGGCCGAAAAATCCGCCATGTTTAGCGCaccaaatgtcatttttaGAGCCGTACTTGTATTGTCGAAAAGTCGtgatataaatcaaaataaccaattttcaatattttgcttgtgatttaaaataattgaagccaaatgtaaataattacgtCGCAAATATGCATAAGGAATGacgtttgtaattaaataaatgttctgAAGgtgctttgttttttatcacGCGGTCCCttgataagttttaattttgaatcacTCTCACTTatgatatactagctgtcgctcgcgactattagtagactatgtgttcttccagactatgctctacatctatgccaaatttcatcaagatctgttgagccattccggagataccttcaaacaaacatccattcatccatccatccgtccaaacattcgcacttataatattagtaagataacaatatatttacttccgattaaagtataaattctacaaataattaatactcaataatatttaaaataaaatgagccAAGAACGTTTATcgataaaacataataacctTAAAATCTTCTGGGCAGCACTAAAACCGCCATGTTTAGCGGCCAGATGACGTCACAGCGGCACGCATATATTGTTGACGTTTCATTTCCATAGGTTTCATACTTCAGTGCACAGTCGACACAGCATGACAGTGACAGATTGACAGTCATTGTTACCATTTGTCAACGGTCAACTCGTCAAACAATCTCAAATACAATATACAGCAACACTAAGTAAAACTAGTTCTTATATAGTAGATGCACAGGCAATTAACGTAGGCTAAGttcaaaatattgaattaaatttttaattcctaactaatctttactaatattataaaagccaAAGTAACTCAGTCTGTCTATCTGTCTGTCTCGATTTTACGTCAAATTGAACCGATTAAATGAAATCTGGTACAGAGAAAATCTAGATCTAGGGCCTGAGATTGGACTTGTAGGCTACTTTTTAccgtgaaaaataattttatttcaagtgaaataattagcctaagttaataaaaatactacccGACGACAATATTTCCCGCGGACGAAGTCgaagtagtttttaaataaattacattagatCGTTCGCAAGACAAATTGATGCAGTGGATGAGTGTTTCCGTATCAATGAAGATTGTGGCGCCCTCATGACGGTTGCTATATTTTTGTTCCAGCTTCCTACCACTTTTTACCATTTTCTACTTATATACTCTTTTATTATCTGATATAAACTTCTGATCTGTCATGGTGCATGTAggagattttgtttttaatgtaaaacagtaataatatagttcatttttaaagaaaataaaagttcaaAATGAATAGaatcattttaaatcattatcgttGCCTAAAACGATCGAGTGagtatgtttttaaagatctttaaCATAggttaaatcttttattcacATAACCTTATAGATGAGACAAAAAACCTACTTGATTGATTATCCCATGACTTCATTGATATCGGTATAACTAGGAAGTCaactataaaagatttaataattgtgAATTTATATGATAAGATTGAGGTTGTCATAAGACAAGGTCGTCATCAAAATGTCTTAGATTCATATTGTTTTGTGATGTATTATTAGaaattacacaataaatacgatattttactttaatttcaaaacgAATAATACGATCACAAATGAAACACATACTTTagacacaattttattacgaaaataaaaaccataacTTCAaggttttttatgtttttaaaatttgattatttataatttatagcaAAAATTCTAAAAGTGTTTTcgtttcttcgcagatataaTATGGGAGTGtaaacaatatcaaaatattccaTATATTACACTTTCAAGGTCGTTGTCATATTACACAACTCATCCACTCAGATTGCAGCATGATATAACCCAAAAGCCTTTAAATTCTCAAATCATTGGATATCCACCACATCTCAGATATATTTGCATGACCAGTCAATGTTATGAGAAAGAGCCTCTTAAACCATCCTCTAAGGTTGAGGCTGCAGTTGAGACAATTAAGAAAGGTATTGAAGAAAAAGAGAAACTCCCCAAAAAGGAGGaggttaaaaagaaaagtttaaaacaacGTATAATGGATGAAATCACACATTACTATCATGGTTTTAGGTTACTCTTTATAGAAATAAGAATATCAACATCTCTACTATTCCAAATATTAAAAGGCAAATCTCTGACGCGACGTGAACACAGATTGATGGTCACTACTGTTGGAGATCTATTTAGAATGGTGCCTTTTATAGTGTTCATAATTGTTCCATTTTTGGAATTTGCAttaccattatttattaaatttttcccAAACATGTTGCCATCTACTTTTGAAAGTAGAAGTCAAAAGGAGGCTAAGCTAAAGcaacatttaaaagttaagttaGAAATGGCAAAGTTCTTTCAAGAAACATTGGATCAAATGGCACCACAGGCTAGTAATAGGCATTCAGAACTGGCTAAGGAGTTTTCCAATTTCTTTAATAGAATACGGACCTCAGGTGATGTTGCAACGAGTGAGGAAATAATGAAATTCTCTAAGCTATTTGAGGATGAGATCACATTGGATTCACTTCAAAGGCCACATTTGGTTGCTTTGTGTAAAGTGTTAAATGTTTCAACAATTGGCACAAGTGCTATGTTACGGTTTAATCTGAAAATGAAGCTACGGTCGCTGGCGGCTGATGATAAGATGATTGCAAAGGAGGGTGTGGACAGTTTGAACTTCAGTGAACTTCAACAGGCTTGTAGAGCGAGAGGTATGAGGGCTTACGGTGTATCTGAGGAGAGGTTGCGGAAGGAGTTGAGGAACTGGCTTGATTTGTCATTAAATGAGAAGGTACCACCATCGCTGCTTTTGTTGTCTCGAGCCCTTATGGTGCCAGAACATGTGCCAACAACGTACAAACTGAAGGCCACAATATCTGCACTACCTGAACAAGTAGTTACACAAACTAAAGCTGCTATTGGTGAAAAGGAAGGCAAAGTTGACTTCAAGGTAGTTTTGCAATCACTTATTATGCAAATtacttttcattaatttatattgttgtatttctaataaattagcatacattttcaattaattttttgtaattttttttctcatgaAAAAGACGTTTTTGTGTGTTGCATATATCTATTTACGAAATcgaaatttttcaaattatttcagGCTAAAGCAGAAGCAATTAAATTGGAAGAACAGAAGATCAAGGAAGACATGAAGGAGTTCTTGGAAGCGGAGAGGGAGAAACAGCTTCTTGAAGCAAAGAAGAAACAGAAAGAAGATCTCGTTGATAAAGCACCAATCATTGAATTGGATACTGAACAAGTTATGGTCGATCCAGCCCCTGTTATAGCCGTTGATGTACCAAAGCAAAAAGAAAAGTCTGAAGAAGGTTTGTCTGGCAAGGATTTAGAAGTAATTGAAGATGCTTTAGAAAAATTAGGTAAGTAtttctttatgtttattaaggTATAGCTCTAATAGCTCTAAATtaccttaaaacaattatagtctaaaataataatctatctatatatataaaagaaagtcgtgttagttacactatttataactcaagaacggctgaatcgatttgactgaaaattggtgggcaggtagcttagaaccaggaaacggacataggataatttttaccccgttttctattcttattttccgcgcggacggagtcgcgggtaaaagctagtagtaaataaaacatatgtatgtGATATTAACAAAACTAGAATCtctttgctttaatttttaaatgtctacaatatttatttaaagatacctatgtgtttttcacATTATTTAAGGGACTAAATGAGTTTCGAagttttttatgtgtattacAGTATTTTGGATAAGAGccatattacaaatgcgaaaacATTGACACGAATGTCAAGGTAGTTCATGTTTATGACGTTTTTACTAAGTGAATGGCACATTGTCATGGTTATTTATGAAAGAGGAAATCTCCATGTATGTTGTTTGTGAaccatatttgaaataaattatggccatacaatgttttataacattccTCACATGTCATGTATTTACCCTTTtactattaaacaaaaacaaaatgtaattatttattaaaaaaattgagaggtgtgttgggacacccggatgggacgaagttcctttctattaattagtgaaggaaccaatgtttattctatgaataaaaaacttaagtcttcacaagaagtacattttatttctatgaattttcgttatatattgtcacgtcgttgccatggttactatagcaaaaagtgtcgtgacaacttttcgtaagaattttttccgtctaggcccctttcacaacgcgcgataaggaaatTCGTTTCAAAACGATTTTCCGTACTTTAAAGTGATTTCATATTTTCGTATCTATGTTTCtagatatttctttttgagttctacttattaataatacttaatGATATAATCCAGAATTATTACGTTTGcgagtatttaataaatttaaaagcattttaagGTTAGAAATTAATCAAAAGTAGGCCTTAGAACCAAACATGTAGAATTAAAGTCCAGAGCACATCTCCCGAGTTACCAACacttaaaataagtaaatttgtataattctAGCTGAACAGAAGAAGTCTCTGTTACTGGAGAAGGAAAGTATTCAGGTGTTGAAGACAGAACTACTAGACTATAACGAGGATGTCAAAGAGATGAATGAGATTGTCAAGTCTAAGCAAGCTGATATCAAACTGACGAAGGGTGCCAGaaggtaagtttgttttctCACAAACTAATTTTTGACATactgggaagggaaagtgaaTTTGGCGCGGGAAAGGAGGGTGTGTGATCAAAGCTAGGAAacatttgcaatattttaactttttcacaatgtttattatggtattttatcaaaaacagcTGGTCACTTGTTTGTTTGCTGCcttctactataaaaaaaataccgaaATGAAACTAcagtatgaaattaataattatttttaatctgaatCTCTTGAGTTCCGAAAACTATTAACGCTAGGATTTTTTTGTGGatatttgtctttttcaaacgatttttaaaacatcttgattattaatgacatattttcatttgtaatgcattgtaatttttttgctatacCCTAAATACAGATTTAGTTATTGtagtaataaattcaatttagttttttttataagtctcGGTCAATGACCTAAACATAATGTTTTCTGTGATACAACATAACATGTGTCAGTAGTAGTGACATGtaatttgtgtatttattaatatcgttTTTGCTATTGCGTCATTGACGAGGTCACGCTATTTTGGTCCTTATGGtcatgtttttaattgcttattttctttaaaacccATGGGATCTTAACAGTAACGATGCTCGGATCCgagattatattatattaaaaaaacagctcaactagtaacttaaaaaagtatatttatgcaaaaaatatacaaaatgtttatgttaattaaaaactgttttgttcttgattaattatttaatcatttagTGGCTTAATATTTTCCCGCGTTAAtcatgtttaatttctttaacctTACTGACCTTTCCATAACCGACTGCCTATAGTTTTTACAAACATCTTGGCGGCTCAAAACTTTATACGCGTCCTGTGCATACAATTTAATGCGTAGCAAGGCGTAATTGTATGCGGAGAATGCTCTCCATTGCGTAATGCGcaatgacatttattttatccaccaagataattaaaaatacttatacttCGAAgcatttttatagaataatatttttatccctCTCATTACCTTTGAAAActcagagacaacaatatcaCGATTCACGATATGGAATTTTACGGTAACAACACAATGACCTTGATTTTGTGAttcataatttgtttttgtattctgACTCGGTAGTGACTTTGTTTATTGTCAACTTTTATGGGaagctatatatttatagtgtactaacagttgcccgcgactttgtccgcgcagaattaaaataaatttagtaataaatatagccaaTGTCAACCGATAATGTAGCTTATTAACAGTGAATGAATCTTTCAAATCGATTCGGAGCGTAGTCACTGAAAActaacaatcaaatctttataatattagtatagattgtaaaatattttttttttttgtttaactttaaatctacgcatttaatgtatttagtcGTTATTGCAATTAATATGGAAAACTCTAAAATTTACCTctcttttctctttttttgtgCTTCAAAGCATAGACATTTTTACAAGTTATTAGttctgtaaataattattagatgGAAACTTGTAACTGTTCTGAAAAAGTTAAGAGCCTATTACATGGGTTAATCTTTGacaatatttgaaaaggtCTATAAAATAACGTACATTACTCTGTGgacgtaaattttatatatatatatatataattattgttttacagATTATATCGCGCTGTAAACAACATGATAAGCAAGTTGGACGCAGCACTAGTTGAATTGGAGAACAAGGAGAAAGCGCTGAAGACAACATTAGAACAAACAAAGACGGAGCCGCAGAAGGCCAAAGAACAACTTATACAAATCGATGAACTGATGCATTCCATAAAGAGTCTACAGAAAGTGCCGGATGAAGCAAAACTCAAGCTTATACAAGATGTCCTCGGCAGGCTTGATGATGACTTTGATGGGCAATTGAAGATTGATGATGTTCTGAAGGTGATATGtttgacataatttattaggcatttttatcgattttttttataataggaTAGAGTCTTCAGTTATGGGTACTTTATAAAGttgattaattgttttatattgaaactagctatcgcccgcgactccattcgcaggaattaaaacttaattagtagggTATGTgttcctgactatgttctatatgtatgccaaatttcatcaagatctgttgagctgttctgcaGATATCTTGtaactaacatccatccatccatacatccaaacatgggtatttataatattagtaagattttttatctttacatgTACTTGTATTTATTGTTGCAAGTGATTAGTATCTTAttgcatcatcatcatcaacctgcccttatccctatggagggtcagcacagtatgtactcctccatacatctctatcagccgtcatatctgaatgtacccccttcttacgcatatcctctttcacacaatccatccatactttctttggtcttcctctaacTTTATAgtcatccacattcaatctaaTTACAAAATGTGTTATGTTTTAGGCAAATCTCGATACTTATCGATAATTAAGAATCTGTATTTTtgatatcttttttttgttttttttaataatattttaatccgTCTGAACTTTGgtttatttcatgttttaattaatttgtaattgtgtattttcttattacaGATGTTAGAAATAATAGGCAACGAAAATGTGAACCTGTCCGAGAAACAGATCAACGAACTGATCGAACTTTTAGATAAAGAGGAAATATTAGAGATCGAGAGCAAGATACAGAAAGCTCTGGATAAAGCGGCCTCCGCTGCCAAGGAACAGGACAAGTCCACTGAATCTGATGGaaaggtaaaattttattaacaaatatcttttgtaatgtaattaaaatgtttagctATTAGTAATTACTTTgtttagaaaacaaattatatcaaaattcggtagaaagttaatattttgaactTGAAGTTCAtattaaaggtaaaaatttcttactaaattttactgactttattttcttcttctaTTAAAGTACTTTATTATGCTgggtcatttttttaaataattatttacttattaaaagtaagaagtaaataGTCTCAATAAATCTCATACACTTTCTGGTGTCTTAAGATTACCCTATCAAATTTAGATCAAAATTTCTGTCTAGTTATTTAGGATCGTTTACGGGACTTACATAGAAGActagctaaataaaaaaagtaaacagaaAGActgaaattagaaaaattggattttcttttaattttttttttttgtttatagaagctccaatttcattaattatacaGATAGATAACAGttgaaaaaacaaacgtaataaaaaagatcCCTTGATCCTagatggagataccttctaacaaacctccatccatccatacattcgcatttatattagtaagatagataaaatgtattttatattttccagaGTTTATTTGACATTATTCGTGAAGCACAAAAGAGAAGAGAGATGAAGAAAGCTGTTGAGAAATTCGGAGAACAGAGAGCAATGCCTAAGAGTGAAGACATCGTCACTAAAGCTGAAGAAAGCAGTAAACGACCCGAGCAACACTGAGACGGATAAATCTTAAGAAAACAGTTACATCTCTTTAACacatgtaactcttttcgtcgGATCCAGTTTCGAAATGAAATACTGACTGACGTAATTATGTCGCTCTCAGAGTTTACCGCTCAATGAGAAAACTGacgtttattaatattattgccataacaaaaaaatttgatCTAGATTAAAAAGAtgtttggtaattttttttgtctattcataactaagtaaataaagtactaaattaaaaaaaatcttgcaatgcataacaattatttttattacgtacttgtttttttatattgactctatggaaaaattattatctgtGGTTAATTAATGAAAGGTTAGTATGAAAACgtgaaaaatgttatatggggtattgataaaaatataaaaaaattaaatataatccagtatttattcatgtaattatttacatctagcatttacccgcgacttcgtctatGAGGAATATGTTTTCGAACAGTGggagaatttttcaaatcagtaCAGAAATTTCagagtatattaaataaaaaataaacaaacaaatcaacaatcataataatattagtatagataatggaacggttaatttatttttttcggcACAACTATGACATAATTTTGGGTAAAAGTTTTGAGGGCGTCATATTATATACATGTGAGATCACTTGGTTctgtttacgctttccagctaATTTGTATTGCAAATTTAATGCACGGAAAtcgatatttattaataccaaCTCCACATTTACGagcaaatataatttcttctttggataatatttacttctaactctttaaaaactttaaaacttctattaaaaattgaacataaaattatttaatctgcatttttaattactattttttttctttggcatatttaattttttttttcatactttctttttacaagttcaaataaagtttaaacaataacatattttaataaaataaataaaaaatacatgaaaCTATgtgtgattttaaataaaattacagttttttttctactcCGTAGTGTGGAGatggtatttaattatttttatggttattagtgcaatttgtttatattcttGACCGATTAAAgtgaatttccactgccgaaacacttaCAATTGTTTAGACAGTGGAAACGCACTGTTAAttagacatatttatttgaaaacatcaATGTTTATGAATTACCTTATGACAATAAGCCTTTTGTAAACATATAacttaaatcatttaataaatatgtaaataacaattttccaTTCTCgtacaaattttgtattattttatgttatttacctAAGAATGATTAACGTagaatttcataaattaataatagttcCATAATGCATATTATATAGTTGATATAATACGTAACTAAAgcatttatcttaataaattcagaaataatgtactaaatgacgtaaaaattttttattgtataaataaaataattttacgtaaataattgttttttttttaaattttgaattcaaGTCCAATTGCTAttgctattaaaaaagatttactgtttttttattatgaatttttgtCCAAAAAGTACGAATGACATATTTTTCCGTTTTATAATTTCCACCtacattatataaacaaacaagatTTTTTCTTCTAATTTCATTGAAACTACTATATTTACGTTAATCAGTCTTGAGGTATTGTTTGGtgtattgtaaatgtttttttttttgtttattcggaggtttatatttgtttttttttcttgcatTTCTGTGATCACGTCAGCCGTAAGATTTATGAGTTAATCCGAAATTAAAGTATTAGTTCATTTGAAACGAttgtttcagttttttttaactggtTTATACTATGTGTAataagttgattttttattgtaattttaaagttaacaggcgattcttaatatttaaaaatactatatgtataagtatttttacatatagcctatgttatgTTTAGGGTCTGTGGtgtatgcaaataaaattaatttaatcaacatataaaagaaaaattttgtatttatttacgtcTTCGTCGTGCTTAAAGTTCACTGACCTCTATCCATGGACAGGTTTTATACCGtcgtattttgtgcctatttcaATTTTGCCATTTTGGTGCTGATAACGTCGGTTGGTAGCGGTGGTGAGGATTCGAACTAATATTAGAGATAGAAGAAACTGTCAGGAACTTTAACTGGCGCGTTTAAGTCGGAACGAAGCAAAAGCTGTCATTACCAAGCAATGACCTATCCATCTGTAGAAATCAGTGATAGTTTTTctggttatattttaaatttgccaGTATATTTGAGTGATGTTCATACATTTGAGAAGCATTGTCTTAAAAGGTTTGTAtgtagttaaataataataccaaTAATGGCATATAAtgctaattataattttgaattaaatcacatgtgttatatttttctttggtttattatgaattttatcCACCCCAAAGTTATAGGACAGTTATcttgtaaaaatgaaatgaattcgatataaaacattttaatgcttCTAGATGTGCTGAGGTGTTGAAAAGTTTAAGCAAATAAAGATGTCATAAAATAGACAATTATTTTGAGTTTCATTTCTTCTTCATAAAGGACGATTGACGGAGGTTGGTGTTACAGGATTAGAAATAATGGCTGCAgttatctgtataaaatacatagcATAAAAATAGCTAAATTTTGGGATTATCTTTTCAGTAATGATTTATACTTCATTACGTCTTACTTATTAAAGTCGTTTAAAAAAGTCGACCATTCACTCTCTTTTACTATGGCACTGCTTGGGTTTAAACTGCAAATTCATATTCTCGATATCTGTATTTAAAGAGTTCATTGCAATtcgatacaaaattattttgttcataaaacacaattttcgTAAGACAAACAATCATGAACGCTTAACATGTAGTgaaaatactaattttgaatttacgCGGCATTATTTGGCGCGAAATTTAGGTAAGATCCGGTTTCATAGAAGATTATGATTGGTCATATCTCTTCTATTGTAACCAATAAATGCAAAGACATACATATTGAACGAATCGCGAACAGTAAAAACCCTAATCGTGAAATCACGGCCTTCCTAACGGCCatctttgataattttaaaatcgaaGGCGTGTGATTGGTCAATAAACAGACGTCATTTCAGTCTTTTGACGGCGTTGcgcaaataataatttttaactctcACTCATTGCGGCtgccatgttttttttcatgtgGGGTGTGTGTGTATAGATTTATCATGATATTTTCCACACATAAACTATTGCGGGTgagttttactattttctgtttgtttttggAAAAGCCAACACGGAAGTGCATTGAGTGCCCTTAGTGAAAGTGAATCATGTAATAGTGTCTCATTCTTGTGAAATTGCATCGTTTAGTTTTGtgtacttaaatatatataatatatatcaatataaCGCAATAAATGACTAATGTCTTAGATggaattttctttgtttatattttcaacaagATCGCGAATGGTAGTTATTCGGAGgctgtattaatttttgtttctcCCTTGCTTGAGTGACGTTTATTTGGCGCCATCGACCCATTTAGCTTGGTGGGGCGGGTATGGATTTTCATGATTTTCTTTGTGCCCTTGCAAGTCATAGTGTATTGCGAAACAAAACAACACGTGATAAcattatagataaataaacttttctttGCAGAAATAAAGGGGTGCACGAAGTGCGTCATTCGTCGTAAGCTAGTGACAATGCAATTGCATACAATCAACTAAACTTGAAGAACGCCGCCTTTTACACGACTGGAAATTAGCAAAGAATAGGCCAAAGAAATTGAGAATGTATTATTAGGAAAGACGCATCCCGAAGGATCGATAAAACACACGGCCCACGGCAAATGAAAATGGATACACGATTTACGAATAAGATGTTTGATAACGTTAGAGACTATAGCAGGCAGGATGCGTAAACATAAAAGAGGGAGCCAGGCGTACGCCTGCTGGCCTGCCACCTCAAGAGAGCCGCACCAAACTCCGCATTTCATCATCTGATACAAAAACGATAGGtaagtttctattttatatacatcttGCAATCTAAATGTGTGCTTTAAAGGCTAGTTCAACATATTTATCACAAGATTTTGTTTagttacatttcaatttattcattGTTTCCCTCTTaaagctaaaattaaaattagtttaggTACCCTCACAAATAATGCTAAAACAAATCTGTtgacattaaataaacattcaagagtgtgtgaaattattatgattgtttaaaatgtgaaatgtACCATGATTATCATTGTGACAAAACAATTCTAGGTAAtgttaatatagatttttgtttagccatattatttaatcataTTGCACTATATTGTTTCTAAACAGATACAAAAAGCATATCAACTATATTTTAACCAATTTACTAGATAAGTAATTGATATAGATAAACATCATATTTAACTTGAAGAAATTAATCACCAAACTTGTTTGTTTACTAAACAAATGATGATAAAGTCCAGTTTGTAATTAAggaacattaattaat
It encodes:
- the LOC106708662 gene encoding mitochondrial proton/calcium exchanger protein; its protein translation is MNRIILNHYRCLKRSNIIWECKQYQNIPYITLSRSLSYYTTHPLRLQHDITQKPLNSQIIGYPPHLRYICMTSQCYEKEPLKPSSKVEAAVETIKKGIEEKEKLPKKEEVKKKSLKQRIMDEITHYYHGFRLLFIEIRISTSLLFQILKGKSLTRREHRLMVTTVGDLFRMVPFIVFIIVPFLEFALPLFIKFFPNMLPSTFESRSQKEAKLKQHLKVKLEMAKFFQETLDQMAPQASNRHSELAKEFSNFFNRIRTSGDVATSEEIMKFSKLFEDEITLDSLQRPHLVALCKVLNVSTIGTSAMLRFNLKMKLRSLAADDKMIAKEGVDSLNFSELQQACRARGMRAYGVSEERLRKELRNWLDLSLNEKVPPSLLLLSRALMVPEHVPTTYKLKATISALPEQVVTQTKAAIGEKEGKVDFKAKAEAIKLEEQKIKEDMKEFLEAEREKQLLEAKKKQKEDLVDKAPIIELDTEQVMVDPAPVIAVDVPKQKEKSEEGLSGKDLEVIEDALEKLAEQKKSLLLEKESIQVLKTELLDYNEDVKEMNEIVKSKQADIKLTKGARRLYRAVNNMISKLDAALVELENKEKALKTTLEQTKTEPQKAKEQLIQIDELMHSIKSLQKVPDEAKLKLIQDVLGRLDDDFDGQLKIDDVLKMLEIIGNENVNLSEKQINELIELLDKEEILEIESKIQKALDKAASAAKEQDKSTESDGKSLFDIIREAQKRREMKKAVEKFGEQRAMPKSEDIVTKAEESSKRPEQH